TCTTTTTTATGCAGCGACTGAACAATATTTTGTGCATTAAAGCCATCACCGCTAAAGAGTATAACAATTTTTTTCATTTTAATAATTTCCTATTTTTTATGCAATAAAATTATATCTACATGTACCAAAAAATGAAGACAAAAAGGGTATAATTGCGCTATGAATTATAAAAAAATCGCACAAGAGACCTTAGAGATTGAAGCAAACACTCTTTTACAGAGTGCAAAAAAGATAGATGACGTTTTTGACAGAGCGGTTGAGATTATACTTGCATGTAGTGGTAAACTTATTATTACTGGTGTTGGAAAATCTGGACTAATCGGCGCAAAGATGGCTGCTACTTTCGCTTCAACTGGAACTCCTAGCTTTTTTTTACATCCTACTGAGGCGCTTCACGGTGACTTAGGCATGATTGGCAAAGAAGATGTTGTTATCGCAATTAGCTACAGCGGAGAGAGTGAGGAGCTAAGCTCAATACTTCCACATGTAAAAAGGTTCAACACTCCTCTTATCGGTATGACAAGAGACAGGAATTCAACACTTGGAAAATATAGCGATTTAGTTATAGATGTAGTGGTTGAAAAAGAGGCTTGTCCTCTAAATATTGCACCGACAAGTTCAACAACTTTAACTTTAGCTTTAGGTGATGCTCTTGCGGTTTGTCTAATGAAGGCTAGAGATTTCAAA
The sequence above is drawn from the Candidatus Sulfurimonas baltica genome and encodes:
- a CDS encoding KpsF/GutQ family sugar-phosphate isomerase, translating into MNYKKIAQETLEIEANTLLQSAKKIDDVFDRAVEIILACSGKLIITGVGKSGLIGAKMAATFASTGTPSFFLHPTEALHGDLGMIGKEDVVIAISYSGESEELSSILPHVKRFNTPLIGMTRDRNSTLGKYSDLVIDVVVEKEACPLNIAPTSSTTLTLALGDALAVCLMKARDFKKSDFASFHPGGALGKQLFVKVSDLMRTKDLPIISSDTKLKDAIVKISEGRLGTVLVTDSENRLLALVSDGDIRRALLSEDFSLEDEVYKYATHNPRTIDNENILASEALVAIEEMKIQLLVVTDKDKKVKGVLHIHTLIEKGIS